The Pseudanabaena galeata CCNP1313 genome includes a region encoding these proteins:
- a CDS encoding ATP-binding protein yields MLERYHIQVNSDIYALAQLQEWFQQFQNLLPKSTWMQCNLVLVEVFTNVVSYAHEGLPEETPIDIEIILDKDQYFLEMKIWDFGEPFDLQAEIERAAIESQKSKDFESIDDIPTGGRGLMIAKTVADEIRYETSPDGRNCFVMTKSYVKLV; encoded by the coding sequence GTGTTAGAGCGTTACCATATTCAAGTTAACAGTGATATTTATGCTCTTGCTCAATTGCAAGAGTGGTTTCAGCAATTTCAAAATCTGTTGCCAAAATCAACTTGGATGCAGTGTAATCTCGTTTTAGTAGAAGTATTTACCAATGTGGTTTCCTATGCCCATGAGGGATTGCCTGAAGAAACGCCCATAGATATTGAGATCATCCTTGACAAGGATCAGTATTTCCTAGAAATGAAGATTTGGGACTTTGGCGAACCATTTGATCTACAGGCAGAAATTGAACGAGCTGCGATAGAGTCTCAGAAAAGCAAAGATTTTGAAAGTATTGATGATATTCCCACGGGGGGGCGAGGATTAATGATTGCCAAGACTGTTGCTGACGAAATTAGATATGAGACATCGCCTGACGGCCGTAATTGCTTTGTCATGACTAAGAGTTATGTAAAGCTTGTTTAG
- a CDS encoding gluconeogenesis factor YvcK family protein, with the protein MKPSKKPPANRYRPALKRRKWLRGFQWFLPGLFVKRWLLVSIVGIVLIVLGVAISARLTPILYLSRLIGNAIDTLVSILPRNMSGPIALLFGLGLLWLGQKRALGSITQVLMPNQDKELLELLVSHRKLNRGPKIVTVGGGTGLSNLLRGLKQYSANITAIVTVADDGGSSGRLRREYGVLPPGDIRNCLAALADEEKLVTELFQYRFQTGEGLTGHSFGNLFLTAMSEVTGDLEKAIAASSQVLAVRGRVLPATLEHMVLWAEFEDGRYIEGESNIPLAKGKIKHIGCKPDNPQGLPQAIEDINEADLIVIGPGSLYTSIIPNLLVPEILQALIDRNVPSIYLCNIMSQVGETDGYAVSDYVRVLDELAGVRLFDVVLVQKHPPSERSLQHYASSGSHFTYLDRDSLAVMGCPILVANIMREKDNGTVCHDSEKLAGVLMRWYNRQ; encoded by the coding sequence ATGAAGCCCTCAAAAAAGCCACCAGCAAATCGATATCGTCCAGCCCTAAAAAGAAGAAAGTGGCTGAGAGGGTTTCAGTGGTTTTTACCAGGATTATTTGTGAAGCGATGGCTACTAGTTAGCATCGTCGGTATTGTGTTAATCGTGTTAGGGGTTGCCATCTCCGCAAGGCTAACTCCGATCTTATATTTGTCACGCTTGATTGGTAATGCGATCGACACCTTGGTATCGATCTTGCCCCGCAACATGAGTGGACCGATCGCCCTTTTATTCGGGCTAGGGCTATTGTGGCTAGGACAAAAACGCGCTCTTGGATCGATCACCCAAGTTTTGATGCCCAATCAAGACAAAGAACTATTAGAATTGCTAGTCTCCCATCGCAAGCTCAACCGTGGACCGAAAATTGTCACTGTGGGTGGTGGTACGGGCTTATCCAACCTATTACGTGGACTGAAGCAATATAGTGCCAACATTACGGCGATCGTCACCGTTGCCGATGATGGTGGCTCCTCTGGACGTTTACGCCGTGAGTATGGAGTCTTACCTCCAGGCGATATTCGTAACTGTCTCGCAGCTCTCGCTGATGAGGAAAAACTAGTCACAGAATTATTTCAATACCGTTTTCAAACAGGAGAAGGATTAACTGGTCATAGCTTTGGCAATTTATTTCTCACCGCCATGAGTGAAGTCACAGGCGATCTCGAAAAAGCGATCGCAGCTAGTTCACAGGTATTAGCTGTACGGGGGCGCGTTTTACCAGCAACCCTTGAACATATGGTGCTATGGGCTGAATTTGAAGATGGACGATATATTGAGGGGGAGTCCAATATTCCCCTAGCCAAAGGTAAAATCAAACATATTGGTTGTAAGCCAGATAATCCGCAGGGTTTGCCCCAAGCCATTGAGGATATCAACGAAGCAGACCTGATTGTGATTGGACCTGGCAGCTTATATACCAGTATCATTCCTAACCTACTCGTACCTGAAATACTCCAAGCATTAATTGATCGCAATGTGCCATCGATCTATCTTTGTAATATCATGAGTCAGGTAGGTGAAACGGACGGCTATGCCGTATCTGATTATGTAAGAGTTTTAGATGAGTTAGCGGGTGTACGATTGTTTGATGTGGTTTTAGTTCAAAAGCATCCACCTTCAGAGCGATCGCTACAACACTATGCTTCTTCTGGATCGCATTTTACATATCTAGACCGTGATAGCCTTGCTGTAATGGGCTGCCCTATTTTAGTCGCTAACATTATGCGAGAGAAAGACAATGGCACTGTATGTCATGACTCAGAGAAACTTGCAGGTGTCTTAATGCGTTGGTATAACCGTCAGTAA
- a CDS encoding secondary thiamine-phosphate synthase enzyme YjbQ produces MNTNTVQTMVQQTIALRTNGKKLHNITRQVDAVLAQSGIKMGLCNVFLRHTSASLIIQENADPDVLADLETFFTKLIPEDASQYRHISEGVDDMPSHIRSTLTKTSETIPIANGKLALGTWQGIFVWEHRNLGHTREVLVHITGC; encoded by the coding sequence ATGAACACAAATACAGTCCAAACTATGGTGCAGCAAACGATCGCTTTGCGTACCAATGGCAAAAAGCTGCACAATATCACCCGCCAAGTGGATGCAGTTTTAGCTCAATCAGGGATAAAGATGGGGTTGTGCAACGTGTTTTTACGTCACACATCCGCGAGTCTCATCATTCAAGAAAATGCCGATCCAGATGTATTGGCTGATCTAGAAACATTTTTTACAAAACTGATTCCCGAAGATGCTAGCCAATATCGCCATATCTCTGAAGGAGTTGATGATATGCCATCGCATATTCGCAGCACCCTTACCAAAACCTCAGAAACGATCCCGATCGCTAATGGTAAACTTGCCCTCGGCACTTGGCAAGGAATCTTTGTCTGGGAACATCGCAACTTGGGTCATACCCGCGAAGTGCTGGTACATATTACAGGATGCTAA
- a CDS encoding RsmE family RNA methyltransferase, whose translation MIKKRRLQRLTLQAHQVLSALQINSPIALTTEQRHYLCNVLRLETESEFIALDRQGGWWLAKLSSDPDIAEVIAKLENNSELAAQITLGIAMPKGSNIESVIRQTTELGVRQIVPLFSDRTILKSGTEIGNQKRDRWQRIAEEAAELSMRNYVPEIYSPQTLTSWLDALANSTLPTWKYICVTSPNAPHLLTSLQNSNGEENSEIIVTTGCEGGWTTREEEMAIAAGFIPVSLGDRVLSAITAPVVALSIVGAFLDTQ comes from the coding sequence GTGATCAAAAAACGCCGACTGCAAAGATTAACTTTACAAGCGCACCAAGTCTTGTCAGCTTTACAAATAAATAGCCCGATCGCACTTACTACAGAGCAAAGACATTACCTATGCAATGTATTGCGATTAGAAACTGAATCCGAATTTATTGCCCTCGATCGCCAAGGTGGATGGTGGTTAGCCAAGCTATCCAGTGATCCCGATATTGCCGAAGTCATTGCCAAATTAGAAAATAATTCTGAGTTAGCCGCCCAGATCACTCTTGGTATCGCCATGCCTAAAGGCAGCAATATCGAGTCAGTAATTCGTCAAACTACGGAGCTAGGAGTGCGTCAAATTGTGCCGTTATTTAGCGATCGCACAATTCTCAAGTCAGGTACAGAAATTGGCAACCAAAAACGCGATCGCTGGCAACGCATCGCCGAGGAAGCAGCCGAGCTATCAATGCGTAATTATGTACCTGAAATTTATAGTCCCCAAACATTAACATCGTGGCTAGACGCTCTAGCAAACTCAACATTACCAACTTGGAAATATATATGTGTAACTAGTCCTAATGCCCCACATTTACTCACTAGTCTACAAAACTCCAATGGAGAAGAAAATTCTGAGATCATCGTTACCACAGGTTGCGAGGGTGGTTGGACTACTAGAGAAGAAGAAATGGCGATCGCAGCAGGATTTATCCCTGTATCCTTAGGCGATCGGGTTTTATCTGCCATCACAGCACCAGTGGTAGCATTATCCATAGTCGGCGCTTTTCTAGATACTCAATGA
- a CDS encoding phosphoglucomutase/phosphomannomutase family protein: MHGKFTLHPPIRFGTDGWRGIIADDFTFERLAAVAPIAAHILRETFGASGSNTIIVGYDRRFMSDAFAKHTAEAVAAIGFDVLLADDFAPTPAFSWAAYDRKALGALVITASHNPANYSGLKIKGAFGGSVSPDVTVKVEEILERGDFVYESPHLDKRVGKIETFDAWASYCEALRGKVNIEAIKQAIAVGKLTVFADVMHGAAAGGLARILDLPSATQANLIEINSETDPLFGGGAPEPLPRYIAELFRQVKTYHHDHPEKTLVGFVFDGDADRIAATDSEGNFLSSQILIPILLEHLAKNRGFKGELIKTISGSDLMPKVATLFDLPVYETPVGYKYIAERMLSGIPCLLGGEESGGIGYGNHIPERDALLSALYVLEAIAESGKDLSILYSDLQKQTNFVSHYDRIDKKLSGMAAREKLVSTLQQFSLTEIAGRKVIDAKAPDGFKFRLADGSWLLIRFSGTEPLLRLYCEASTPELVHKTLNWISNWAEQFN; this comes from the coding sequence ATGCACGGCAAATTCACATTGCATCCCCCCATACGCTTTGGAACTGACGGTTGGAGAGGCATCATTGCCGATGACTTTACCTTTGAGCGCTTAGCCGCAGTTGCCCCGATCGCTGCTCATATTCTCCGTGAAACCTTTGGTGCATCAGGTAGTAACACAATTATTGTGGGATACGATCGCCGCTTCATGTCTGATGCTTTTGCCAAACATACTGCCGAAGCCGTGGCTGCGATCGGTTTTGATGTCTTACTTGCCGATGACTTTGCCCCGACACCTGCGTTTAGTTGGGCTGCCTACGATCGCAAAGCTTTGGGAGCTTTGGTAATTACAGCTAGCCATAACCCTGCCAACTATTCGGGCTTAAAAATCAAAGGTGCATTCGGTGGCTCAGTATCCCCAGATGTGACCGTCAAAGTTGAGGAAATTTTAGAGCGTGGTGATTTTGTCTATGAAAGTCCTCATCTTGACAAAAGAGTAGGCAAAATCGAAACCTTTGACGCATGGGCAAGTTATTGTGAGGCTTTGCGGGGTAAAGTAAATATTGAAGCGATCAAGCAGGCGATCGCAGTGGGAAAGTTGACCGTATTCGCAGACGTAATGCATGGAGCAGCCGCAGGAGGTTTAGCAAGAATTTTAGACTTGCCATCTGCAACCCAAGCCAATTTAATTGAAATCAACAGCGAGACTGACCCGCTCTTTGGTGGTGGAGCGCCTGAGCCGCTCCCTCGCTATATTGCTGAGCTATTCCGTCAAGTCAAAACCTATCACCACGATCATCCAGAAAAAACTTTAGTGGGATTTGTGTTTGATGGTGATGCCGATCGCATCGCTGCAACTGATAGTGAAGGCAATTTCTTAAGTTCGCAAATTCTCATTCCCATTCTATTGGAACATCTTGCCAAAAATCGCGGCTTTAAAGGTGAACTGATTAAAACCATTAGTGGTTCTGATCTGATGCCTAAAGTGGCGACTCTCTTCGATTTGCCAGTTTATGAAACTCCTGTTGGATACAAGTACATTGCTGAAAGAATGCTTTCGGGGATTCCTTGTCTATTGGGAGGCGAAGAGTCGGGTGGTATCGGCTATGGCAATCATATTCCTGAACGTGATGCTTTATTGTCGGCTTTATATGTGCTAGAGGCGATCGCTGAATCTGGAAAGGATTTGAGTATTCTCTACAGTGATCTCCAAAAGCAGACTAATTTTGTTTCTCATTACGATCGCATTGATAAGAAGCTCTCAGGTATGGCGGCGCGTGAGAAATTAGTATCTACTCTTCAGCAATTTTCATTGACTGAAATTGCTGGGCGCAAAGTAATAGATGCTAAGGCTCCCGATGGCTTTAAGTTCCGTTTAGCCGATGGAAGTTGGCTATTAATTCGTTTTAGTGGAACAGAACCATTACTAAGGCTTTATTGCGAAGCTTCTACCCCTGAACTTGTGCATAAAACCCTCAACTGGATTTCCAATTGGGCTGAGCAATTCAACTAA